One region of Campylobacter concisus genomic DNA includes:
- the rsmA gene encoding 16S rRNA (adenine(1518)-N(6)/adenine(1519)-N(6))-dimethyltransferase RsmA produces MIKAKKHFGQNFLQDKATLDKIIQAIPNDVENVVEIGPGLGDLTFRLLQIYKTTCFEIDCELFQILKAKFANEIQNGQLKLFCKDALEQWQEEGGLSSQNYFLVANLPYYVATKMIINAIDDEKCLGLIVMIQKEVALKFSAKSRDKEFSALSILASLQGRCELLFDVDAKLFNPPPKVTSSVIKLQKTKKIFGKDGIFKDAKQYEAFKVFLRAAFASPRKTLLKNLSTNFDKKVLEEIFEDLGLAQNLRPHELDVDSYLKVFERLKEDNERQKRRESCN; encoded by the coding sequence ATGATAAAGGCAAAAAAGCACTTTGGACAGAATTTTTTACAGGACAAAGCGACACTAGATAAGATCATCCAAGCGATACCCAATGACGTAGAAAACGTTGTTGAGATTGGGCCTGGCTTAGGTGATTTGACATTTAGACTTTTGCAAATTTACAAGACGACCTGTTTTGAGATAGATTGTGAGCTGTTTCAAATTTTAAAGGCTAAATTTGCAAATGAGATCCAAAATGGACAATTAAAACTTTTTTGTAAAGATGCATTAGAGCAGTGGCAAGAAGAGGGCGGACTAAGTAGCCAGAACTACTTTTTAGTCGCAAATTTACCCTATTACGTTGCTACGAAGATGATAATAAATGCGATAGATGACGAAAAATGCCTTGGACTTATCGTGATGATACAAAAAGAGGTTGCTCTTAAATTTAGTGCAAAGAGCAGGGATAAAGAATTTAGCGCTTTATCGATCCTCGCCTCACTCCAAGGCAGGTGTGAGCTTTTGTTTGACGTGGATGCAAAGCTTTTTAATCCACCTCCAAAGGTCACATCCTCAGTCATCAAACTACAAAAAACAAAAAAGATTTTTGGCAAAGACGGGATTTTCAAAGATGCAAAACAATACGAGGCTTTTAAAGTATTTTTAAGAGCTGCGTTTGCTTCTCCAAGAAAGACGCTTTTGAAAAATTTATCCACAAATTTTGACAAAAAGGTGTTAGAAGAAATTTTTGAAGACCTAGGCTTAGCTCAAAATTTACGTCCACACGAGCTAGATGTCGATTCTTATCTAAAAGTATTTGAAAGATTAAAGGAAGATAATGAACGACAAAAACGAAGAGAAAGTTGTAACTAA
- a CDS encoding ribonuclease J — protein sequence MNDKNEEKVVTNQSKNNKRRRFRPKNKPKQEGETTEQASLASKSVIDNFFAAEQAEAKTHAEPKSQNSRPKKPRNNKNQNKNGENNKPKEQKQESQETKTKTQEQKEKPKKAKKPKKNLPAKLNGNEQWQQDIASAMVANKAVHELRLEPMKYLNSSEHKIRITPLGGLGEIGGNMTIFETDTSAIIVDIGMSFPSESMHGVDILIPDFDYVRKIKDKIKGVIITHAHEDHIGAVPYFYKEFKFPIYATPLPLGMINNKFEEHGLKQERSLFRSVEKRKPYLIGDFEVEWIHITHSIIDASALAITTKAGTIIHTGDFKIDHTPIDGYPTDLGRLAYYGERGVLCLMSDSTNSYKEGFTKSESSVGKTFDAIFSKAKGRVIMSTFSSNIHRVYQAIEWGLKYNRKVCVIGRSMERNLYTAMELGYIKLDKKIFIDANEVGKFKDNEVLIVTTGSQGETMSALYRMATDEHKYIKIKPTDQIIISSKAIPGNESSISTVLNFLIKSGASVAYQDFSEIHVSGHAAQEEQKLMLRLIKPKFFLPVHGEYNHIAKHKETAISCGVDERNIYLMSDGDQMEICQKYLKRVKTVKTGKVFIDNQINKQISDDVVIDRQNLAEAGVVMIIAQISRHGAKLINKPRVISYGLVGNKQDAEFSKEMQEILTQFLSNVKEELLKDGRLLESQVRQVIRKHIFRKVKKYPTIVPIIYLM from the coding sequence ATGAACGACAAAAACGAAGAGAAAGTTGTAACTAACCAAAGCAAAAACAACAAAAGACGAAGATTTAGACCAAAAAATAAACCAAAACAAGAGGGCGAAACTACCGAGCAAGCTTCACTAGCAAGCAAAAGCGTAATAGATAACTTCTTTGCAGCAGAGCAGGCTGAAGCCAAAACGCACGCCGAGCCAAAGAGCCAAAATTCTCGCCCAAAAAAGCCAAGAAATAACAAAAATCAAAACAAAAATGGCGAAAACAATAAGCCAAAAGAGCAAAAACAAGAATCACAAGAAACAAAAACCAAAACACAAGAACAAAAAGAAAAGCCTAAAAAAGCTAAAAAGCCAAAGAAAAATTTACCTGCAAAACTAAATGGTAATGAACAATGGCAGCAAGACATTGCAAGTGCAATGGTGGCAAACAAGGCCGTTCACGAGCTTCGTCTGGAGCCTATGAAGTATCTAAACTCAAGCGAACACAAAATTCGTATAACGCCACTTGGCGGTCTTGGCGAGATCGGCGGAAATATGACGATATTTGAGACCGATACGAGTGCTATCATCGTTGACATCGGCATGAGTTTTCCAAGCGAGAGTATGCACGGCGTGGATATCCTAATCCCGGACTTTGACTATGTTAGAAAAATAAAAGACAAGATAAAAGGCGTCATTATCACTCACGCGCACGAGGATCATATCGGCGCGGTGCCCTACTTTTATAAAGAGTTTAAATTTCCGATTTACGCCACACCTTTGCCACTTGGTATGATAAATAACAAATTTGAAGAGCACGGCTTAAAGCAGGAGCGCTCACTTTTCCGTTCTGTCGAGAAAAGAAAGCCATATCTAATAGGCGACTTTGAGGTCGAGTGGATACATATCACCCACTCCATCATCGACGCTAGCGCACTTGCGATCACGACAAAGGCAGGCACCATCATCCATACGGGTGACTTTAAGATTGACCACACGCCGATAGATGGCTACCCAACAGACCTTGGCAGACTCGCATACTACGGCGAGCGCGGCGTGCTGTGTCTCATGAGCGATAGCACGAACAGCTACAAAGAGGGCTTTACAAAGAGCGAAAGCAGCGTTGGCAAGACCTTTGACGCGATATTTTCTAAAGCCAAAGGCCGCGTGATAATGAGTACATTTAGCTCCAACATCCACCGCGTTTATCAAGCGATCGAGTGGGGGCTAAAATACAACCGCAAAGTCTGCGTCATCGGTAGATCAATGGAGAGAAATTTATATACTGCAATGGAGCTTGGCTATATCAAGCTTGATAAGAAAATTTTTATCGATGCAAACGAGGTTGGCAAATTTAAAGATAACGAAGTGCTGATCGTTACCACAGGCTCTCAGGGTGAGACTATGAGTGCACTCTACAGAATGGCTACTGATGAACACAAATACATCAAAATAAAGCCAACCGATCAGATAATAATCAGCTCAAAGGCGATCCCTGGCAATGAAAGCAGTATCTCAACTGTATTAAATTTCCTAATAAAATCAGGCGCAAGCGTCGCTTATCAAGACTTTAGCGAGATCCACGTCAGCGGTCACGCAGCACAAGAAGAGCAAAAGCTGATGCTTCGCCTCATAAAACCAAAATTTTTCTTACCGGTGCATGGCGAGTACAATCATATCGCAAAGCACAAAGAGACAGCTATAAGCTGCGGCGTAGATGAGAGAAATATCTATCTAATGAGCGATGGCGATCAAATGGAGATCTGTCAAAAATACTTAAAGCGTGTAAAAACGGTAAAAACTGGTAAAGTCTTCATAGACAATCAAATAAATAAACAAATCTCAGACGATGTCGTCATCGATAGACAAAACCTTGCTGAAGCAGGTGTTGTCATGATAATCGCTCAAATTTCACGTCATGGCGCAAAGCTCATAAACAAGCCTCGTGTCATTAGCTACGGCCTTGTGGGCAATAAACAAGATGCGGAGTTTAGCAAAGAGATGCAAGAAATTTTGACGCAGTTTTTAAGCAACGTCAAAGAGGAGCTTTTAAAAGATGGCAGACTGCTCGAGTCACAAGTGCGTCAAGTGATTAGAAAGCATATCTTTAGAAAGGTCAAAAAGTACCCAACTATCGTGCCGATTATCTATCTAATGTAA
- a CDS encoding KpsF/GutQ family sugar-phosphate isomerase → MQAINQIAAEVLKIEANELLRHAKNLEIEDAVNLIFNTKGKVIVTGVGKSGHVGAKIAATLASTGTPSFFLHPTEAMHGDLGMIEKDDVLLAISFSGESDELIKILPHVKRFGVKIVAMARSKISSLGKFSDAFISIDVEKEACPLNAAPTASTTLTLALGDALAVCLMQRRGFKKEDFANFHPGGSLGKRLFLKVKDVMRSENLPIVRWNASLKKAIDTMTHGKLGTVLIVDKDGVLDAILSDGDLRRALMREDFDLDEPAMKYATLHPKEINDKEMLAVDALALIEKYKIQLLAVVENGVPVGVLHIHDLANLGL, encoded by the coding sequence ATGCAAGCAATCAACCAAATCGCAGCCGAAGTTTTAAAGATAGAAGCAAACGAGCTTTTAAGACATGCTAAAAACTTAGAGATAGAAGATGCTGTAAATTTGATATTTAATACAAAAGGCAAGGTCATAGTAACAGGCGTAGGCAAGAGCGGTCATGTAGGTGCAAAGATTGCTGCCACGCTTGCGAGCACCGGCACGCCAAGCTTTTTCTTACACCCAACAGAGGCTATGCATGGCGACCTTGGCATGATAGAAAAAGATGATGTTTTGTTAGCCATTAGCTTCAGTGGCGAAAGCGATGAGCTTATCAAAATTTTACCTCACGTAAAGCGCTTTGGTGTAAAGATCGTCGCAATGGCAAGGAGCAAAATAAGCTCGCTTGGTAAATTTAGCGATGCATTTATTAGCATAGATGTAGAAAAAGAGGCGTGCCCACTAAATGCCGCTCCAACAGCATCAACTACACTAACGTTAGCTCTTGGCGATGCATTGGCTGTTTGTTTGATGCAAAGGCGAGGCTTTAAAAAAGAGGACTTTGCAAATTTTCATCCAGGTGGCAGCCTTGGCAAGAGGCTATTTTTAAAGGTCAAAGATGTGATGAGAAGCGAAAATTTACCGATAGTTCGCTGGAATGCGAGCCTAAAAAAAGCAATCGATACTATGACACACGGTAAACTTGGCACGGTCCTAATCGTCGATAAAGATGGTGTGTTAGATGCTATTTTAAGCGACGGCGATCTTAGACGTGCACTTATGCGAGAAGACTTTGACCTAGACGAGCCAGCTATGAAATATGCCACTTTGCATCCAAAAGAGATAAACGATAAGGAAATGTTAGCTGTGGATGCATTAGCCCTGATAGAAAAATATAAAATTCAGCTTCTAGCCGTTGTAGAAAATGGCGTGCCCGTGGGTGTTTTACACATCCATGACCTTGCAAATTTAGGACTATAA
- a CDS encoding pseudouridine synthase, with protein MEKTRLNKFISHNTNYSRREADELIKAGKVSIAGRVVSDLATSVDEDDKVRINGRLIKLKKEFTVIVYHKQKGELVSKKDDRGRKTIYDTLDKKFAKFVSVGRLDYASEGLLLLTDAPAIATALMNSDLEREYYLKVKGEVTKEVIEAMTNGFFAKDATKGAHAKTTIKSMEFKPFLAYKVFGSSGGYTKLKVIINEGQNRELRRFFGYFDLEVMDLKRVSFGRVSLDMLKPGKWRYFENSEYEDLRDFLKVNSVRY; from the coding sequence ATGGAAAAAACAAGACTAAATAAATTTATCTCACATAACACAAATTACTCACGCCGTGAGGCAGATGAGCTGATAAAAGCTGGTAAGGTTAGCATAGCAGGACGAGTGGTTAGCGACCTTGCCACAAGCGTAGATGAAGATGACAAAGTACGTATAAATGGTCGTTTGATAAAGCTAAAAAAGGAATTTACTGTTATCGTCTATCATAAACAAAAGGGTGAACTAGTTAGCAAAAAAGATGACCGCGGACGAAAGACGATCTATGACACGCTGGATAAGAAATTTGCAAAATTTGTTAGCGTAGGGCGCTTAGACTATGCAAGTGAGGGGCTGCTTTTACTAACTGATGCTCCAGCGATCGCCACAGCTCTCATGAATAGCGATTTAGAGCGCGAATACTACCTAAAAGTAAAAGGCGAGGTGACAAAAGAGGTGATAGAAGCGATGACAAATGGCTTTTTCGCCAAGGACGCCACCAAAGGCGCACATGCAAAAACTACTATAAAATCAATGGAATTTAAGCCATTTCTAGCCTATAAAGTCTTTGGCTCAAGTGGTGGCTATACAAAACTAAAGGTCATCATCAACGAGGGGCAAAATAGGGAGCTTCGCCGCTTCTTTGGATACTTTGACCTTGAAGTGATGGATCTAAAAAGGGTTAGCTTTGGGCGAGTCAGCCTTGATATGCTAAAGCCTGGCAAATGGCGCTACTTTGAAAATAGCGAATACGAAGACCTAAGAGACTTTTTAAAGGTTAATAGCGTTAGATACTAA
- a CDS encoding SEL1-like repeat protein, with translation MKKAVLLSVILLTTSFSKDIVELGIEAYDQGNYYKAAEIFSTACDDGNAECCNMLGALYSDGLGVKVDYHKAAWLYKKACDGKSAIACSNLGDQYRDGIGVKQDIRKAIELYEKACEGKYAESCFYLGFFYENGQLTKQDYYKAAWLYEKACDSEYANGCHNLGVLYMNGNGVKQDYIEVAKLFEKACEADVGESCSNLGVLYENGQGVQQDFHKAAKLFEKACDDGYSQSCNNLGNFYSKGQSVKQDYLKAAKLWQKACDDEIGQSCSNLGVLYLKDQGIKHDYIKAIKLFKKACDLGYQTGCDYYKKINNSNIDIIRIN, from the coding sequence ATGAAAAAGGCTGTTCTTTTATCCGTGATCCTACTAACTACCAGCTTCTCTAAGGATATAGTGGAGCTTGGAATTGAAGCCTATGATCAAGGCAATTATTATAAGGCGGCCGAGATATTTAGCACGGCTTGCGATGATGGAAATGCTGAATGCTGCAATATGCTAGGGGCTTTATACTCAGATGGTCTTGGCGTCAAAGTAGACTATCATAAAGCAGCCTGGCTATATAAAAAAGCTTGTGATGGCAAAAGCGCTATCGCTTGTAGTAATTTGGGAGACCAATATAGGGACGGAATAGGTGTAAAACAAGACATTCGTAAAGCGATTGAGCTATACGAAAAAGCTTGTGAAGGCAAATATGCTGAAAGTTGTTTTTATTTGGGATTTTTTTATGAAAATGGACAACTAACAAAACAAGACTACTATAAAGCAGCCTGGCTCTATGAAAAAGCTTGCGATAGCGAATACGCCAATGGTTGCCACAATTTAGGAGTTTTGTATATGAATGGCAATGGTGTAAAGCAAGATTATATAGAAGTAGCCAAATTGTTTGAAAAAGCTTGTGAAGCCGATGTGGGTGAGAGCTGCTCAAATTTAGGGGTTTTATACGAAAATGGGCAAGGTGTGCAACAAGACTTTCACAAGGCAGCCAAATTGTTTGAAAAAGCTTGTGATGATGGATATTCTCAAAGCTGTAATAATTTAGGAAATTTTTACTCAAAGGGGCAATCAGTAAAACAAGACTACCTAAAAGCAGCCAAACTATGGCAAAAAGCATGTGATGATGAAATTGGCCAAAGTTGTTCTAATTTGGGAGTTTTATATTTAAAAGACCAGGGTATAAAACATGACTATATCAAAGCAATTAAACTATTTAAAAAAGCTTGTGATTTAGGATATCAGACAGGATGTGATTATTATAAAAAAATAAACAATAGCAACATAGACATAATAAGAATAAACTAG
- a CDS encoding ABC transporter ATP-binding protein, with protein sequence MINIRGVSLVYNQNKQNEFCALKNINLDINDGELVILKGISGSGKSTLLSLIALLQKPTSGEILIDGTNIAKLPDAFCSELRHKRLGLVFQNFNLIEGLSVYENLLAPFALTNFKANVRDEMIKKALSLANIAHKKDENVSNLSGGERQRCAVARALSMDADIILADEPTANLDRQNARAFLGLLESFKTLKKSVIVATHDSIFDELSATDRVVSLQNGEIV encoded by the coding sequence ATGATAAATATAAGAGGTGTTAGCCTAGTTTATAACCAAAACAAACAAAATGAGTTTTGTGCTTTAAAAAATATAAATTTAGATATTAATGACGGCGAGCTAGTGATACTAAAAGGCATTAGTGGAAGCGGTAAAAGCACCCTACTTTCGCTCATTGCCCTACTTCAAAAGCCAACTAGTGGAGAAATTTTGATAGATGGCACTAATATCGCAAAGCTACCTGATGCCTTTTGCTCTGAGCTTAGACACAAAAGGCTTGGACTTGTATTTCAAAATTTTAACCTTATTGAGGGTCTAAGTGTATATGAAAATTTACTAGCTCCATTTGCTTTAACAAATTTCAAGGCAAATGTGCGAGATGAGATGATAAAAAAGGCTCTAAGTCTCGCAAATATCGCTCATAAAAAAGATGAGAACGTATCAAATTTAAGTGGTGGCGAGCGTCAAAGATGCGCGGTAGCTAGAGCTTTATCTATGGATGCTGATATCATCTTGGCTGATGAGCCAACGGCAAATTTAGATAGACAAAATGCACGTGCATTTTTGGGCTTACTAGAGTCTTTTAAAACTCTAAAAAAGAGTGTCATTGTCGCTACTCACGATAGTATTTTTGATGAGCTAAGTGCAACAGATAGGGTTGTCAGCTTGCAAAACGGAGAGATAGTATGA